The window GGCGCGTCGCTGGTGGGCGCGGGTGTCGCCAGCGGGGAGGTCGGCACGGACACGACGACAGACGGCGGTGGACACGGACCACCGACGACAGACGGGACACCTCGGATCGTCGCCCACCGCGGCTACGCCGGGATGGCTCCGGAGAACACCGTCGGTGCCGTCACGGCCGCGAGCAAGGGTGGCCGGTCCCCGCAAGCACCCGCGCAGGGTGCAGACTCGATAGAGATCGACGTCCTGCCGACCGCCGACGGCGACGTGGTCGTCTTCCACGACGACCGCCTCTCCTCGCGCGACGGCGGGGAGCGCGGACTGACGGACACCGACGGCGTCGTCTGGGAGGAGTCGACGGAGACGGTGACGAGTGCGAAGGTCCTCGGGACCGAGGAGACGGTCCCGCTCATGACCGAGGTGTTCGACGCCATCCCGCCGAGCGTCGGCGTGAACATCGAGATGAAGAATCCCGGCTCGTTCGACCTCGCGTTCGCGGCGAACCTCTCGGGGAGCGAACTGGCCGCCCAGACGGCGATCTGGCACGACTTCGTCGTGGACGTGTTGAACATCGCCGACCAGTACAACAACGACATCCTCGTCTCCTCGTTCTACGAGGCGGCGCTCGCGGTGACGCGGGAGGTGTCGGACTACGACGTCGCGCCCCTGCTGTGGGACTCCATCGAGGACGGCCTGGAGATCGCCAGAGAGTACGACGCCGAGGCGGTGAACCCGCCGTACAACATGATCGAGGGGACGCCCTTCTTCGCGGACCCCTACTACACCGAGGGGCCGTGGGAGGACGTCGACCTCCTCCAGACCGCTCACGACGAGGGGCGCGCGGTCAACGTCTACACGCTGGCGACGTGGTACGAGGCGGAGCGACTCGCGGCGGCCGGCGTCGACGGCCTGATCTGTGACTACCCCGGTCTGTTGCGGTTCGGCGCGACACAGTCCTGACGGGGCGAGACCTCCCCTACGAGTCCCCGAACGGGACTCCTACGCGTACAGGACGGCGAGCGCACTGACGAGACCGACCGCGACCAGCAGGCCGTTCCACAGCAGCGCCGGGACGAACAGCGACCGGTCGACGACGGTCGCGAGACCGATCTTCACGAGCACGCTCGACAGCGTCCCCGCGAGGACACCCCACATCGCCTGGCGAACCGGGACCTGCCCGGCAGCGGCCAGCGCCACCGCCGTCGCCGTCGCGGTCCCACTGGAGA of the Salinirubrum litoreum genome contains:
- a CDS encoding glycerophosphodiester phosphodiesterase, giving the protein MSERTDRATGAETDVSKTVRRRAFVAGAGASLVGAGVASGEVGTDTTTDGGGHGPPTTDGTPRIVAHRGYAGMAPENTVGAVTAASKGGRSPQAPAQGADSIEIDVLPTADGDVVVFHDDRLSSRDGGERGLTDTDGVVWEESTETVTSAKVLGTEETVPLMTEVFDAIPPSVGVNIEMKNPGSFDLAFAANLSGSELAAQTAIWHDFVVDVLNIADQYNNDILVSSFYEAALAVTREVSDYDVAPLLWDSIEDGLEIAREYDAEAVNPPYNMIEGTPFFADPYYTEGPWEDVDLLQTAHDEGRAVNVYTLATWYEAERLAAAGVDGLICDYPGLLRFGATQS